Sequence from the Actinocatenispora sera genome:
TGGCTGGCGTCGGTACGGCCCGGGGTGAACGGCACCTTGACCTCGACGCCGGCCTGCCTGGCGGCCTGCTCCACGCCGGCGGCGCCGCCGAGCACGATCAGGTCGGCCAGCGAGACCTTCTTGCCGCCGGTCTGCGCGGCGTCGAACGACTCCTTGATGCCCGACAGCGTGCCCAGCACCTGCGCCAGCGAGTCCGGCTCGTTGACCTCCCAGCCGCGCTGCGGCTCCAGCCGGATCCGGCCGCCGTTCGCGCCGCCGCGCTTGTCGCTGTTGCGGTACGTCGACGCCGCCGCCCACGCGGTCGACACCAGCTGCGCCACGGTCAGCCCCGAGTCGAGGATCTGCCGCTTGAGCGCGGCCACGTCCTCGGCCGACACCAGCTCGTGGTCGACCGCCGGCACCGGGTCCTGCCAGACCAGCCGCTCGCCCGGGACCAGCGGGCCGAGGTAGCGCTGGATCGGCCCCATGTCGCGGTGCGTCAGCTTGAACCAGGCCCGCGCGAACGCGTCCGCGAACTCGTCCGGGTGCTCGTAGAAGCGGCGCGAGATCGGCCCGTAGATCGGGTCGAAGCGCAGCGACAGGTCGGTGGTGAGCATCGTCGGCGGCCGGGACAGCGAACCGTCCTGCGGGTCCGGGAAGGTGTTGGCGCCGGCGCCGTCCTTCGCCACCCACTGCTTGGCGCCGGCGGGGCTGTCGGTCAGCTCCCACTCGTAGCCGAACAGGGTCTCGAAGAACGTGTTGTCCCAGCGGGTCGGGGTGGGCGTCCAGGTGACCTCCAGGCCGCTGCCGATCGCGTCGCGGCCCTTACCGGAGCCGTAGCTGCCCTTCCAGCCCAGCCCCATCTCCTCCAGCGGGGCGGCCTCCGGCTCGGGCCCGACGTACTGGTCGGCGTCGGCGGCACCGTGCGTCTTGCCGAACGTGTGGCCACCGGCGATCAGCGCGACGGTCTCCTCGTCGTTCATCGCCATCCGGCGGAACGTCTCGCGGATGTCGCGGGCCGCGGCGACCGGGTCCGGGTTGCCGTTGGGGCCCTCCGGGTTGACGTAGATCAGGCCCATCTGCACGGCGGCCAGCGGCTTGTCCAGCTCGCGGTCGCCGGAGTACCGCTCGTCGCCGAGCCAGGTGCGCTCGGGGCCCCAGTACACGTCCTCGTCGGGCTCCCACACGTCGGTACGGCCGCCGGCGAAGCCGAAGGTCTTGAAGCCCATGATCTCCAGCGCGCGGTTGCCGGTGAAGACGTACAGGTCGGCCCACGAGATCTTCTTGCCGTACTTCTTCTTGACCGGCCACAGCAGCCGGCGGGCCCGGTCCAGCAGGACGTTGTCGGGCCAGCTGTTGAGCGGTGCGAACCGCTGCTGCCCGCCACCGGCCCCGCCGCGGCCGTCGTCGATCCGGTACGTACCGGCGCTGTGCCAGGCCATCCGGACCATCAGCGGGCCGTAGTTTCCGAAGTCGGCCGGCCACCAGTCCTGCGAGTTGGTGAGCAGCGCGTCGACGTCGGCGGCCAGTGCGTCGAGGTCGAGCGAGGCGAACTCGTTCCGGTAGTCGAAGTCGGCGTCCATCGGGTTGGCGGCCGCGGTGTGCTTGCGCAGGATCGCCAGGTTGAGCCGGTTCGGCCACCAGTCACGGTTGCCGCCGACGCCAGCCGGACCGACCGGCCCGCCGTGTACGACGGGGCACCCGCCGGCGCTTTCGTCGTTGACGTCGCTCAGGACGGCGTCAGAGTTGTCAGACACGGTATTCCTTTCGGATTTACTACCTGGACGATGCGGTAACACAATCGGGGCACAGCCCCCGGTAGACCACCTCGGCCTCGTCGATGACGAAGCCGTGATCGTCCGACGGGGTCAGACAGGGTGCGGGGCCGATGGCGCAGTCCACGTCGGCGATGATGCCGCAGGAGCGGCAGACGACGTGGTGGTGGTTGTCGCCGACGCGCGCCTCGTAGCGGGCGACCGAGCCCGGTGGCTCGATGCGTCGGATCAGCCCGGCCGTGGTCAGCGCCCGCAGCACGTCGTACACCGCCTGGTGGGACACGCCGCCGAGGCCCGCCCGTACGACACCGATGATCGAGTCCGTGTCGGCGTGCGGGTGCTCGTACACCGCGGCGAGCACCGCCATCCGCGGCCGCGTCACGCGCAGTGCGACGCCGCGCAGCATGCGCTCGAACTCCGATGTCGTGGGCACCCTGTGCAGTCTGCCGCAAATTCTGGAATCAATCAAGAACAGCCGCACCGGGAATCCCCGGATCCGGGCGCCGGCGCCGGAACGGGCGACCGATCTTGACGGAATGCGCCGGTCTGCCTACGTTCGTTCGCGGACGCCGTCATCGTCGCCGGCGATGCGATTTCCGCCGGGCCGGGCGACTCCCGGACCGGCCGAGCCGACCGCAGGAGAGTGCCGTGCGACCAACGACCGCCCCGCCCGCGACGGGTACCCGGAGAGGCCGACGCGCGCGGATCGTGCGCGCCGCCGTGGCGGGCGGCCTCGCCGCCCTGATCGCCCTGGCGGGCGCCCCGGCGACCGCGGCACCGGCGTCCGACGCGGCTCGCGCCGCGGCGAGCTACCGGGCGCTGCAGACCTACTTCGCCGCCGCGGACGGCTCCGGCCTGTACCGCGAGCAGTACCCGGTGCAGGCGAATGACAACGTTTACTCGTACGAGTGGCCGTACTCGCAGGTGCACGGCGCGACGCTGGACCTGACCGGCATGCCCGGCGCGCTCGGCGCCCGGTACCGCGACGACCTGGCCGACCGTGACACCGGCCAGCAGCGGTACTGGCTCGCCTCCGGCGGCACCACCGGGGTGCCGGGCTACGCCTCCTACCCGGTGGCGCCGTACGGCGGGGGCGGCGACTTCTTCTACGACGACAACGAGTGGGTCGGGCTGTTCGACGTCCAGCGCTACCTCGCCGGCGGCGACCGGGCGGCACTGCGGCGCGCCCGCCGGATCTTCGACCTGGTCGTGTCCGGCTGGGACACCGACGACAGCCACGCCGACCCCGGCGGAGTGTTCTGGACCCAGGCGAGCTGGAGCCACGATCGCAACACGGTCTCGAACATGCCCGGCGCCGAGCTCGGCCTGCGGCTCTACCAGATCACCGGCCAGCGTTCCTACCTCGACTGGGCCCGCCGGATGTACGACTGGACCAACGCGCACCTGCTCGGCCCGGACGGGTTGTACTACGACCACCTCGACCTCGCCGGCACGGTGGAGCAGACCTACTGGTCGTACAACCAGGGGGTACCGGTCGGCGTGGACGTGCTGTTCTACCAGGTCACGCACGACCGCGACTACCTGGCGCGGGCGCGCCGGACCGCCGAGGCGGCGTACGACTACTACGTCGGGCAGGGGCGGCTCGCGGCGCAGCCCCCGTACTTCAACGCGATCTTCTTCAAGAACCTGCTGCTGCTGGAGTCGGTGACCGGCGGGCACACCTACCGGGACGCGATGCGCGACTACGCCAACGACGTCTGGGACACCAACCGCGACGGCGGCACCGGGCTGTTCGACTTCGACCACAACGGCGAAACGCAGGCGATCCAGCAGGCGGCGATGGTGCAGATCTACGCGGTACTGGCCTGGAGCCCGCACCGGTACCAGCTGCTGTACTGACCAATCGTGCGGGTGCGGTTGCGCCCCGCCACTACCATCTCGCCATGGTGATGTCGCGGGCGCTGGGGCGCCGGATCCTCGTTCTCGCAGCGGTACTGGCGGTGGCGCTGACCACCGCGGTCGTCGGTGCGCCCGGCCGGGCCGGCGCCGCGGCGCACCATCCCTGGCCCGGCCGGCAACTGCTGTTCTTCAACCACGCCTACGGGGTGTTCGACCGCGCCACCGCGGATGCCATCGAGCACTCCGACTACCTGCGCGACTTCGCGAACCTGCAGGTGCGCACCACCACCGGCGCGGGCGGCGAGACCTGGACCGGGCGCTACCTGCTGGGGCACCAGACCTACCTGGAACTGTTCGGCATCGGTGACGTGCCTGGCAAGGACGGCGAGCTCGGTGCCGGTGGGATGGGCGTGTCGACCGAGCACGCCGGCGACCTGCAGACCGTCATCGACCGGCTGCCGGCCGAGGGCGTGCCGGACCCGATCCCCTTCCAGCAGACCCGCGACTTCGGCGACGGGGTGCCGGTGCCGTGGTTCGACTCGGTCTCCACCACCGAGCAGTACGACACGTTCAGCGCCTGGGCGATGGAGTACCGGCCGGAGTACTTCGCCGACCCGCGCAGCGGCACCGCGCCCGCCGCGTACCCGGGCGACGTGAGCCGCGACCGGTACCTCCCGGACGACTACCGCGACCACCTGATGCGCGACGTGACCGGCATCGAGCTGGCCATCACCCGCGGCGACCTGGACAGCACGCTGCCGCTGCTGCGGGCCGGCGGATTCGTCGTGCGGGCGGGTGCTGCGGGCGCGGTCGCGGTGCGCGGTGGCACCACCATCCGGCTCGACGCGGTACCGGTCGATCAGGTCGGCCTGCGCCGGATCACCCTGTCGCTCAACCACCCCACCGGCAGCCGGCACACCGAGACGATCGGCCACTCCGCCCTCGTCGTCGGCCCCGGCCCCCGCGCCGTCTGGACCTTCGCAACAACCTGACCGCGCCGCGGTGAGCGGCCGGGGCCGGTGCGCCGACGCGAGCGCGCGCACCGTTCTCCGTGCCGCCGAGCGGCGGTGCGCTCCCCGGTACCGCCGGCAGCCGGTCGAGGTCACCACCAGCCGCGGTGGGTGCGGTACCAGTCGACGGTGGCGGCGAGGCCGGCGGCGAACTCCGTTCGGGGCCGGAAACCCAGCGTCGCGATCCGGGTGGAGTCCAGCGCGTAGCGCAGGTCGTGCCCCTTGCGGTCGGTGACGTGCCGGATCAGCCCGGGATCGGCCGCGCAGAGCCGGACCAGCCGCGTGGCCAGCTCGGCGTTGGTCAACTCCACCCCGCTGCCGATGTTGTAGACGCCACCCGGCGCGCCGGCGGTGAGCACCAGCTGGATCGCCGCGCAGTGGTCGGCGACGTGCAGCCACTCCCGCCGGTTACGGCCGTCCCCGTACAGCGGGGCCGGCTCGCCGGACAGCAGGTTGGTGACGAAGCGCGGGATGAGCTTCTCGACGTTCTGGTGCGGGCCGTAGGTGTTGCAGCCGCGGGTGATCCGCACGTCGAGGCCGTGCGTGCGGTGGTACGCGCGGGCGAGCAGATCGGCGCCCGCCTTGGCCGCCGCGTACGGCGAGTTGGGGGCGAGCGGCGCCTCCTCCGACCAGGCGCCGACGTCGATCGACCCGTACACCTCGTCGGTGGACACGCACAGCACGGTGCGCACCCCGGCGCGGCGGCAGGCGTCGAGCAGCCGCTGGGTGCCGAGCACGTTGGTGGACACGAAGTCGTCGGCGTCCGACACCGATCTGTCCACATGCGACTCTGCGGCGAAGTGCAGGACCGCGTCGTGGCCCGGCACCACCTCGGCCAGCGTGGCGACGTCCCGGACGTCGCCCTGCACGAACCGCAGCCGGTCGTGGTGCGCCGGCAGGTTGTCCCGGCGACCGGCGTAGGTGAGCAGGTCCAGCACGGTGACCGCGGTGGGGCCGGCCGGCCCGTACTCACCGGCGAGCGCCGCCCGCACGTAGGCGGAGCCGATGAACCCGGCGCCGCCGGTCACCAACACCCTCATGCCGCAACCGGCGGTACGGCCCGCCGCAGGTTCGCGCCGCTGGCGCACCGGTACCCGATCACGGCGCCAAATCTAGCCGGCCGCGACGGTGACGGCGACGCGGCCGTCGGTCAGCTCCCCGACGGCCGCCGGGTCGGCGCCGGAGTCGGTGACGAGCCGCTCGAACTCGGGCAGTTCGGCGACCCGGTGCAGGGCGGTGCGGCCCAGCTTGCCGTGGTCGACGAGCAGCACGCGCCGACCCGGCACGGCGAGCAGCGCCCGCTTGGTCACCACGATCTCCTGCTCCTGGTGGTACACGCCGCCGTCGGCGACGCCGGCGAAGGAGAAGAAGCCGAGGTCGGCGTGCAGCGAGCGGGCCGCGGCGTGGCACGGGGCGCCGAGGAACGAGTCGTGCGACTCGTTGTACTCGCCGCCGAGCGCGATCAGCCGCACGTTCCGGCGGCCCTGCAGCAGCGACACGATCGGGGCGAAGTTGGTGATCACGGTCAGCGGGTCGATGTCGGCAGCGAGCTCGGCCAGCTCCAGCGTGGTGGTCGAGTCGTCGAACAGCACCGACATGCCGGGCTCGATCAGGGTGACCGCGGCGCGGGCGATCTCGCGCTTGGCCTCGACGGCGAGCTGGCGCCGGTAGGCGACGTTGCTCTCGAACACGCTGGAGGGCTGCGCGGTCACGCCGCCGTGGAACTTGCGGACCAGGCCGCGGCGGGCCAGCTCGTCCAGGTCGCGGTGCGCGGTGACCAGGCTGACGTCGAACCGGTCGGCCAGATCCTGAGCGCTTGCCGTACCGACCTGCATCAGGTACGCGGCGACGTCCTGCTGACGCGATCCCGGATCCTTGCGTCGCTGCGTCATCCGGCTCCTTCCGCCGCTCGTGCGAGCCGTACGTTACCGCCTGGCACGGTGGTGCCTGCCGGCGAGGCACCGCCGGTTCATGAAATCGCCACTCCAAATTTAAGGGATCTGATGGTAAGTTGTCGTCGCACAGCGATAATTTCCCGTCGCAAGTCGGCTCGGTTCGGGTGCCCGTGCCCGCGGACATCCCACCCGCCACGAGACCGAGGTGCCGCCATGCCCACCAGCCCCGCACCCGGACGGAGCGCCGTCCGATGACCGCCACCACGCTGGACACCGCGAACCTGTCCCGGTTCCGCCGCAAGCTGACGCTGCTCTCCTCGATCGGCATGTTCCTCGACGGCTTCGACCTCACCGTCATCGCCGTCGCGCTGCCGGTACTCAAGAAGTCCTGGACCTTCACCCCGCTGACCGCCGGGATCACCAGCTGCTCGGCGATCGTCGGGATGTTCGTCGGCGCGCTGGTGTTCGGCCGCATCGCCGACCGCCTGGGCCGCAAGAAGATGTACCTGATCGACCTGATCGGGTTCGTCGTCTTCGCCGCCGTCACCGCGATCTCGCAGAACGTCTGGGAGCTGATCGCGTTCCGGTTCCTGCTCGGCCTGTGCATCGGTGCCGACTACCCGATCTCGTCGTCGCTGACCGCCGAGTTCGGCTCGATCCGCGACCGCGGCCGGCTGGTGGTGGCGCTGAGCCTGATGTGGAACGTCGGCGCGCTCGCCGCGTACCTGGTCGGGGTCGCCCTGCTGCCGGTCGGGGCCAGCGCGTGGCGCTGGATGCTGCTGGTCGGCGCCGCGCTCGCGCTGATCACCCTGGTCTTCCGGACTTCCATCCCGGAGTCGCCCCGGTGGCTGATGGCGCACGGTCGCATCGACCAGGCGAGACGGGTGGTCGCCGACCTGGTCAACCGCGAGTCCGCGGCACCGGCCATCCGACCGAGCCAGGTCGTCCTGCCGTCGCTGACGCAGCGGCCGGCCGGCGAGCCGGCGCGAACCGATACCGGCCAGTGGCGGCGACTGTTCTCCCGCGGCCTGATCGGCGCGACGTTCTTCGTCTGCATGTTCTGGTTCGCCCACGACGTGGCCTACTACGGCATCCAGATGTACAGCCCGACGATCCTCACCTCGCTCGGCGGATCGACCCAGCTCGCCGCCTACATCGGGTCCGCGATCATCGCCCTGCTCGGGGTGGTGGGCGCCGCGATCGCGGTGATGTTCGTCGACTCGTGGGGCCGGCGGCCGGTGCTGATCACCGCGTTCGCCGGCGAGACCGCGGTACTGGTGATCCTCGCGCTCGCGCATGCACCGGCGCTGGCGCTGATCGTGGTGCTGTTCGCGATCGCGATCCTGTTCTCCAACATGGGTCCGGGCACCCTGGACATGGTCTACTGCACCGAGCTGTTCCCGACCGAGCTGCGCGCCGCCGGCACCGGCCTGGGTACGGCGGTGAGCCGGGTCGGCGCGATCCTCGGCGTCCTGGTCTTCCCCGACCTGGTCGACGCCTGGGGCGTGGGCGGCGCGCTGTGGCTGTTCGTCGCCGCCGGCGTGCTCGGCCTGATCGTCACCGTCGTGATGGCGCCGGAGACCAAGAACCGCAGCCTGGAACAGACCACCGGTATCCGCCGCCGGTTCGGCGGCCGCACCGCCGATCTCGCCACCACCGGCACGAAGGAGCAGCAGTGACGAGTACCCGACTGACCGTCCTGGGCTTCCGGGCCGGCCGACCCGACGCGGAGTCGGCCTGCTCCGGCTACCTGGTCGAGCACGGTGACACCCGGATCCTGGTGGACTGTGGGCCAGGCATCGCCACCCAGCTGCTCGCCCGCGGCCTGGAACACCGGCTGGACGCGGTGGTGCTCACCCACCTGCACCAGGACCACATGTTCGACGTGGTACCGCTGGCGTTCAGCCGGCTGCTGACGCCCACGCCACCGCCGCGGATCCCGCTGCTGGTGCCTGACGACAGCATCGAGGCGTTGCGTGCCCTGGACCACTGGGTCGCGGTACCCACCGACCCGGCCGTCGGCCGGCCGCTTGCCACCGCGTTCGAGATCGCGCCGCTGGTCCGGGACGGCGCGAGCCCGGTCCGGCTCGCCGGCGAGGTGAGCGTGACCGCGTTCGCGGCCCGGCACGCGGTGCCGAGCGCATCGCTGCGGTTCGCGCTGGGCGACCGTACGCTCGCGTTCTCGTCCGACACCGGCTGGTGCGACGGCGTGCTCGCCGCCGCCACCGGCGCGGACGTGTTCGTGTGCGAGTGCACGTACCTGGACGCCGAGCCGGCCATGCTCGCCGAGCACGGCCACCTCACCGCGGAGTTGACCGGCAGGCTCGGCCAGGCGGCCGGCGTCGGCCGGCTGGTGGTCAGCCACCTGCTCGGGTACGACGACGAGAAGTCGTTCGCCGCCGCCCGGGCCGCGGCCGGTCCGGTCCCGGTGACCGCGGCGCGCGCCGGCCTGGTGGTACCGGTCGAGCCGGCGGCACGATAGCCGATGACACTGGTGCTCTGGGACGTCGACCAGACCCTGCTCGATGCCGGCGCGGTCGACCGGGAACTGTGGTTCGCGCTGTGCGGCGAGCTGCTCGGCGTGCCGCCGCGGCCGGCCACGGTGGTACCGGGTCGCACGATCCGGCAGATCCTGCGCGCCATCCTGCGCGAGTACGGTGCGGACGAGGCGACCGCCGACCGGCTGCTGCCGGCGGCGTTGCGGCAGGAGGCGACCCGGCTCGCCGCGGTCGCCGACCGGCTGCCCGACCGGGGCCGGCTGCTGCCCGGCGTACCGGCCGTGCTCGACGAGCTCGCGGCCACCCCCGGCGTCGTGCAGTCGGTACTGACCGGCAACCAGCGCGCCACCACCGAACTCAAGCTGGCCGCGTTCGGTCTGGCGCCGCCGCTGGATCTCGCCGTCGGTGCGTTCGGGTCGGACCGCGAGCACCGGCCGGAACTCGTGCCGGTCGCCCGCGCCCGGGCCGAAGCGGTGTACGGGCCGGGCGCGGCGACGCCGACGGTGCTGGTCGGCGACTCCCGGCTGGACGTGCAGACCGCGCGGGACAACGGGGTCCGGATCGTCGCGGTCGCCACCGGGTTCACCCCGGCGGCCGAGCTCGCCGCCGCCGGCGCCGACGTGGTCCTGACCGACCTCGCCGACCTCGAGGCGGCGCTGGCCGCGATCCTGTCCCGCCCGGCCGCCTGACCGCCCGCGCCGCCGTCCGGATCGGCCCGCGGCCGGGCCCTCGGCGTCGCGCCACGAGATCGGTGCGACGGCTGAGGCAGGTCGCCCGATCAGGTCCGGACTGCGAAGACACCTCGCCGTCGCTGGGACCGGCGGCCGGGCAGGTGAGCCCGAGCGGCGGTCAGGCCGGGTCGAGCAGCGCCGTCGCGGCGGCCCGGGCGCAGGCGCGGGAGGCGCCGAAGGTCTGCACGCGGCCGCGGAACGCCTCGAACGAGTCGGCCGGGAGCCCCATGTCGACCACCACCGCGTCCGGGCAGCGGTCGCGCAGGTCGGCGAGGATCGGGCGGGTCCACTCGTACCGGTGCGCGCCCCGTACCTGGATCACGATCGGTGCGTCGGCACCGTACTCGCTGCGGAACTGGCCGATCTCGGCACGGACCATGCTCGCGCCGCGGTAGGTGTCGCCGTCCACGACGACGGCGGTCACGTCCCGCCCGGCGGCGGCCAGCAGGCCCTCCACGCCCCAGTCGGGCCGCCCCACCGCGGGCGACACCGACGCGGTCAGCCGTACCGACAGCACGTGCGGGCCGCGGAGCCGCGCGTCGCCGCGTACAGTCCGGGCCCGCTCGGCGAGCCGCACGCCGAGGACGCTGTCACGCTCGGCGGTGCCGCGCGGCCGGGTGCCCAGCCGGGCGATGCGGTCGTTGGCCTGTCGCAGCCGTTCCTCGGTGAGCCGCCCGTCGCGTACCGCGGCCTGCAGCGCCGCCGCGGCCACGTCGACGTCCTCGCCGTACGCGAAGGAGCCCAGGCACAGCGCGTCGGCGCCGGCCGCGATCGCCAGTACCGCAGCGGTCGGCAGGTCCGCGACCTTCGCGATCCCGCCCATCTCCAGCGCGTCGGTGAACACCACCCCGTCGTAGCCGAGCTCGCCGCGCAGCAGGCCGGTGATCACCGGTGCGCTGATCGCCGCCGGCAGGTCCGGATCCACCGCGGGCAGCCGGTCGTGCGACACCATGACCGAGTCGACCCCGGCGTCGATCGCGGACCGGAACGGGTCGAGGTAGCTCGCCACCAGCTCATCGGCCGGCACGTCGACGGTCGTGGCGCCGAAGTGCGCGTCGGCGGTGTCGGCGCCGTGCCCCGGAAAGTGCTTCGCGCAGGCGGATGCCCCGGCGGCCTGCAGCCCGCGTACCCACGCGGCGGCGTGCGTGGCGACCCGGCCGCGGTCGGCGCCGAAGCAGCGGGTACCCAGCGGGCTCGCCGGGTTGACCGCCACGTCCACGGACGGCGCCAGGTTCCAGTCGATGCCCGCGTCGCGCAGCGACAGCCCGATCTCGTACGCCGCCGATTCGGTCACCGCCGGCTCGTCGATCCGGCCCAGCGCCAGGTTGCCCGGCATCGAGGTGCCGCCCGCGTACTCCAGCCGGCTGACGTCGCCGCCCTCCTCGTCGGCGGCGAGCACGACGTGCTCGCGCAGCCCGTGCGCCGCGTCGGTCAGCGCCCGCAACTGCTCGGCCGACTCGACGTCCTTGCCGTACACGACGAAGCCGCCGACGCCGCGCTCCACCCGCTCGGCCGCCCACCGTGGCAGCCGCGCCCGTCCCACACCGGGAAACAACACCCCGTGCGCCAGCCGGTTCAGTTCCCCCACGACGCCCACTCCCGCGCTTGCTCCGACACGACCCGCGCCGTACTGGCGCCGCAGCGGCCCGGTGGGTCACCGCCGCCGACACGGCTCGCCGCAGTCCCGCGGCCGGTTCGGCACGCCGCGAGCAGGATACGACGCCGCCTCATCCGGGCCGGTCAGGAGCGGTAGGCGTCGGTGGCAAGGGCGAGGGCGCCGTGCAGGGCGCCGTCGGTGCGGAACCGGGCCGGAACCAGCTCGGGTGGGAACGGTACGGCGGCGTCGAGGCGGGCGCGCAGCGCGGTGAACAGCGGGGTACCGATGCCGGTGAGGCCGCCGCCGACGGCGACCCGCTGCGGGTCCACGGCGATGCACAGGTTCACCACGTGCATCGCGAGCTCCGCCAGTACCTCGCCGGCGAGTCGGCGGGCCGGCGGGTCGGTGCGCGCGAACAGCCGCGCGGCGGTGACCGGCTCACCCAGTACCGCGAGCGCGCGTTCGGCGATGCCGCGGCCGCCGACCGCACGTTCCAGCGGGCTGTACCCGTCGGCGGCGGCGCGCGGCTCGTCCGGGGTGCGCAGGTCGTAGCCGAACTCGCCGGCCGCGCCGTGCGCCCCGGCGAGCACGCGGCCGCCGATCGCGATCGCCGCCGCGACGCCGGTACCGAGGCTGACGAAGACTCCGGGGTCGGCGCCGCGCAGCGCGCCGTGGCGCAGCTCGGCGAGTCCGGCCGCCTTGACGTCGTTGTCGACCGCGACCCGCGGGGTGCCGAAGCGGTCCGCGAGTTCCTCGGCCAGCCGTACCTGGTGCCAGCCGGAGATGTTGGGAGACAGGGCAACGCCGTCCGGGCGGATGATTCCGGGGCCGACCGCGCCGACGGCGGTGGCCGGCCCGCCGGCGCGGGACAGCAGTGCGTGCCCGGCGGCGGCGAGCCGGGCCAGGATCGCCTCGGCGCCGTCCGCCGCGCCGGTCGGTACCACGTCGGTGCCGAGCACGGCACCGTCCACGGTGGACACCGCCAGCGCGATCTTGGTACCGCCGATGTCGATGCCGAGCAAGCGGGCGTCGCCGCCAGCACCGGCCGTCCGGGCGTTGTCGCCGTGCGGCAGCCCGGCCTCGCGGCTTTCGCGCGGCGCGGTGGCTCCGGCCTGCCGTGCCTCGGTCATGTGCGTACCGCCTCGGTTCGATGGGTCTCGCAAATCCGCCTGGGCCGAACGGCACAGATCAGGAACCCGACGCGGGGATGGTGGTGGACGGTCCGACCCCGCGCCGCTGGCTCATGGTCGGAATGGTGGCCTGGAATCCGCCGATTCGCCAACGGCGGCGCCGCCGGTTCAGTCGACCGCCATCTCACCCAGCAGCG
This genomic interval carries:
- the katG gene encoding catalase/peroxidase HPI; its protein translation is MSDNSDAVLSDVNDESAGGCPVVHGGPVGPAGVGGNRDWWPNRLNLAILRKHTAAANPMDADFDYRNEFASLDLDALAADVDALLTNSQDWWPADFGNYGPLMVRMAWHSAGTYRIDDGRGGAGGGQQRFAPLNSWPDNVLLDRARRLLWPVKKKYGKKISWADLYVFTGNRALEIMGFKTFGFAGGRTDVWEPDEDVYWGPERTWLGDERYSGDRELDKPLAAVQMGLIYVNPEGPNGNPDPVAAARDIRETFRRMAMNDEETVALIAGGHTFGKTHGAADADQYVGPEPEAAPLEEMGLGWKGSYGSGKGRDAIGSGLEVTWTPTPTRWDNTFFETLFGYEWELTDSPAGAKQWVAKDGAGANTFPDPQDGSLSRPPTMLTTDLSLRFDPIYGPISRRFYEHPDEFADAFARAWFKLTHRDMGPIQRYLGPLVPGERLVWQDPVPAVDHELVSAEDVAALKRQILDSGLTVAQLVSTAWAAASTYRNSDKRGGANGGRIRLEPQRGWEVNEPDSLAQVLGTLSGIKESFDAAQTGGKKVSLADLIVLGGAAGVEQAARQAGVEVKVPFTPGRTDASQEQTDVESFVPLEPKADGFRNYRGKASGQLPAEYLLVDRANLLNLTAPEMTVLVGGMRVLGANYQQSPLGVFTDRPGALTNDFFTNLLDMGTEWKPTADDAQTFEGRDRATGELKWTGSRTDLIFGSNSELRAVAEVYASDDAREKFVHDFVAAWDKVMMADRYDLV
- a CDS encoding Fur family transcriptional regulator, with amino-acid sequence MLRGVALRVTRPRMAVLAAVYEHPHADTDSIIGVVRAGLGGVSHQAVYDVLRALTTAGLIRRIEPPGSVARYEARVGDNHHHVVCRSCGIIADVDCAIGPAPCLTPSDDHGFVIDEAEVVYRGLCPDCVTASSR
- a CDS encoding glycoside hydrolase family 76 protein, giving the protein MRAAVAGGLAALIALAGAPATAAPASDAARAAASYRALQTYFAAADGSGLYREQYPVQANDNVYSYEWPYSQVHGATLDLTGMPGALGARYRDDLADRDTGQQRYWLASGGTTGVPGYASYPVAPYGGGGDFFYDDNEWVGLFDVQRYLAGGDRAALRRARRIFDLVVSGWDTDDSHADPGGVFWTQASWSHDRNTVSNMPGAELGLRLYQITGQRSYLDWARRMYDWTNAHLLGPDGLYYDHLDLAGTVEQTYWSYNQGVPVGVDVLFYQVTHDRDYLARARRTAEAAYDYYVGQGRLAAQPPYFNAIFFKNLLLLESVTGGHTYRDAMRDYANDVWDTNRDGGTGLFDFDHNGETQAIQQAAMVQIYAVLAWSPHRYQLLY
- a CDS encoding DUF5829 family protein; the encoded protein is MVMSRALGRRILVLAAVLAVALTTAVVGAPGRAGAAAHHPWPGRQLLFFNHAYGVFDRATADAIEHSDYLRDFANLQVRTTTGAGGETWTGRYLLGHQTYLELFGIGDVPGKDGELGAGGMGVSTEHAGDLQTVIDRLPAEGVPDPIPFQQTRDFGDGVPVPWFDSVSTTEQYDTFSAWAMEYRPEYFADPRSGTAPAAYPGDVSRDRYLPDDYRDHLMRDVTGIELAITRGDLDSTLPLLRAGGFVVRAGAAGAVAVRGGTTIRLDAVPVDQVGLRRITLSLNHPTGSRHTETIGHSALVVGPGPRAVWTFATT
- the rfbB gene encoding dTDP-glucose 4,6-dehydratase, which produces MRVLVTGGAGFIGSAYVRAALAGEYGPAGPTAVTVLDLLTYAGRRDNLPAHHDRLRFVQGDVRDVATLAEVVPGHDAVLHFAAESHVDRSVSDADDFVSTNVLGTQRLLDACRRAGVRTVLCVSTDEVYGSIDVGAWSEEAPLAPNSPYAAAKAGADLLARAYHRTHGLDVRITRGCNTYGPHQNVEKLIPRFVTNLLSGEPAPLYGDGRNRREWLHVADHCAAIQLVLTAGAPGGVYNIGSGVELTNAELATRLVRLCAADPGLIRHVTDRKGHDLRYALDSTRIATLGFRPRTEFAAGLAATVDWYRTHRGWW
- a CDS encoding DeoR/GlpR family DNA-binding transcription regulator; the encoded protein is MTQRRKDPGSRQQDVAAYLMQVGTASAQDLADRFDVSLVTAHRDLDELARRGLVRKFHGGVTAQPSSVFESNVAYRRQLAVEAKREIARAAVTLIEPGMSVLFDDSTTTLELAELAADIDPLTVITNFAPIVSLLQGRRNVRLIALGGEYNESHDSFLGAPCHAAARSLHADLGFFSFAGVADGGVYHQEQEIVVTKRALLAVPGRRVLLVDHGKLGRTALHRVAELPEFERLVTDSGADPAAVGELTDGRVAVTVAAG
- a CDS encoding MFS transporter: MTATTLDTANLSRFRRKLTLLSSIGMFLDGFDLTVIAVALPVLKKSWTFTPLTAGITSCSAIVGMFVGALVFGRIADRLGRKKMYLIDLIGFVVFAAVTAISQNVWELIAFRFLLGLCIGADYPISSSLTAEFGSIRDRGRLVVALSLMWNVGALAAYLVGVALLPVGASAWRWMLLVGAALALITLVFRTSIPESPRWLMAHGRIDQARRVVADLVNRESAAPAIRPSQVVLPSLTQRPAGEPARTDTGQWRRLFSRGLIGATFFVCMFWFAHDVAYYGIQMYSPTILTSLGGSTQLAAYIGSAIIALLGVVGAAIAVMFVDSWGRRPVLITAFAGETAVLVILALAHAPALALIVVLFAIAILFSNMGPGTLDMVYCTELFPTELRAAGTGLGTAVSRVGAILGVLVFPDLVDAWGVGGALWLFVAAGVLGLIVTVVMAPETKNRSLEQTTGIRRRFGGRTADLATTGTKEQQ
- a CDS encoding MBL fold metallo-hydrolase produces the protein MTSTRLTVLGFRAGRPDAESACSGYLVEHGDTRILVDCGPGIATQLLARGLEHRLDAVVLTHLHQDHMFDVVPLAFSRLLTPTPPPRIPLLVPDDSIEALRALDHWVAVPTDPAVGRPLATAFEIAPLVRDGASPVRLAGEVSVTAFAARHAVPSASLRFALGDRTLAFSSDTGWCDGVLAAATGADVFVCECTYLDAEPAMLAEHGHLTAELTGRLGQAAGVGRLVVSHLLGYDDEKSFAAARAAAGPVPVTAARAGLVVPVEPAAR